CAGTCGGGTATCGAGAAGCCGGGTGTCGAGAAGCCGAGTGTCGAGCGGTCCGGCGTCGGCAAGCCCGCGGCCCCGACGGAGTCCGCTCCCCGCGACACCCCTCAGCCCGACATCATCGTCGACATCACGCATGCCCAGCCGCTGCCCCAACGTCGTGTGGGGAAGTCGGGGGCGGCAGAGGCGTCCGAACCGCTGCGTGATCGGGTAGTCAGCTCCCGGGACAGCGATACGTCTCAGCGCCCCGAACCAGCAGATCGGCCAACCGTCCGGAACGACGAGCAGGATGAGCGTCGCAGCCCGCAGCCGTACGCCGACGACAGCGCCGGCCCAGACCACTCAGACCGCCCGGGCAAGACCGGCGTGATCACCGGTGCTGCGGCAGCTGTGGCCGGGGCTCTGGCCGGACGCCGCGGCGCGGAACCGGATGAACCTTCCACCCCGGAACCGGAAAGGCGTCGCCCATCTGAATCGGTGGACGAACGCGGAGCCGAGCCGACGGGGCGTTCCCCCCTCGAGTCCGGAGAAGACCGCAGGACTGGGTCGGAAGAACGGCGCCCGGCTGAGTCGGACGAGAGCCGTCGGACCGCGGTGGACGGTCCTCGTTCGTCCGCGCCGGTGGGGAGCCGAAAGCCCGAACCGGTCAGGCGGCGCTGGGCCGAACTGGAAGACCAGCGTCGGGCTGACCAGGAGGCGCGACGCAAGGCTGAACTGGAAGACCAGCGTCGGGCTGACCAGGAGGCGCGACGCAAGGCTGAACTGGAAGACCAGCGCCGGGCTGACCAGGAAGCGCGAGGCAAGGCGGAGCTGGACGACAGTCGCCGAGCCGAATCGGGACGAGTTCTCGGAGCCGAACCGGAACGACTTCGCGCCACTGAGCCGCATCGGAACGAGGTCGGGCCGGTGCCCGGCCGTCCGTCCGGCTCGTGTGCGGATACTTCGGCCGGTTCCGGTTCCGGTTCCGGTTCCGGTTCCGGGTCCGGGGTCGCGAGTGAGGCCGGGCCGGTCCCGGGTCAGACCCTTGATCCCGCGGTGGCTCGCTCGACCGAGCCGGAGTCGGCCGACCCCGCCGAGTCGAGGTCGGGCCGCGGTGCTGAGCCGGGTTCGGGTCCCGCGATCGAGTTGAGGTCGGGCCGCGGTGCTGAGCCGGGTTCGGGTCCCGCGATCCAGTCGAGGCCGGATCGCGATGCTGACTCCCGGTCGAGCGACCGCATGCAGTCGCAGCCGGAACGAGTGGCCGGGCCCCCTCAGATCGATCAGGGGTCCGCCACGGCTTCCTCCTCGGATTCACCGCCGCTGGGTGAGAAAGCCGGACCGGTCGTCGTTCCGCAGATGCTCCCGACGCCCGCGAAGCCGAAGGCCGGGGGACGTTCGGAGCTCGGTGGAGTTCCGGTGCTCGGGGCTGCGGATGATGACGACCGACGGGCCGACCAGGAACTGGACCAGGAGGACGAGCAGGCGGCCGAGGCCTCTACCGGCCAGGGCCCGACGCCGTCACCCGCACCGATCAGCGCCCTGCGTCGCCGGCCGGCATCACCCCCGGCCCGGCGCAGTCAGGAGCCGTACGACCCGTCGAAACATCCCTACCAAGACTCCGACAGCCCCGACGACGATCTTCCGGTGCCGCGTCTCTCGCAGCTCCTGTCGCAGTCCAAGCGCCGGGTGATGGACCGGGCCCGCAAGGTGCTACCGGGTTCGGACCCTGACGAGGCGAACGAGACGCCGAAGCCCACGACGGGCACCCCCACCGGGACGACACGGGCCCGGATGAACGAAAAACCCGAGCCGACAAAGAATGCGACACCCGAGACGCCACGGGCCCGGATGGACGAGGCTCGCAAGCCCGCATCCGGTGTGTCCACCGGGGCCGCAGAAGTTCGCGCGGACGAGACCTCCGATCCGCGAACAGCCACCGCTGATCAGGCATCTGAAGGCACGGGACACCATGGCCCGGCGGCAGCACTCAGTGCGGCCGCGGCGGAGGGTGCTGCGATCGACGCTGATCGCCAGGACGCCGATCGTCAGGACATCGAACGGCCGAAGATCGAACCTCCGCGAACAGTTCAGGATGCCCGCAAGGCCCGGCCTCACCGGCCCAGCCTGCGGGAGGCCATGGGGCGCTCGCAGCCCAGGACCCCTGAGCCGGACACCACGGAACCCGGCCAGAACGAGGCAGATCCGGCCCCGGACACCGGCACCGATCAGTCGGCCGGAACGGCCGACTCCGCCCGGGAGCCCAGGGAAAGCGTTGCTGACCCGCTGCCGGTCCGGGCGAAAGGCCCGGTGCCCAGGTCCGGTTCGGTAGCGCCGGCCCCCGGGGCATCGACGGGTCGGTCAGAGCTTTCCGGGCAGGACGACCCGGAACGTTCCGGCACCTCGCACGACACCCCGGCCGGCTGGGCGGAGAAGCCGTACTCGTTCTTCGGGCTCGGCGACGAGGTGGGCCCGGATGACGAGGGCGCGCTGGACTACGCACCGGGTGACCGGGACGACGACCAGGCATCCCGTTCGGTTGGGGAGAACAGCGACGGGCCGGACGAGTCCCTCGAGACTGCCGCCGAGATCGCCGCTGCTGCCGACCTGGCCGAGTCCGACGTGTCCCGGGGAAGCACCCCGGACGATGACGACAGCGACGACAGCAGGGATGCCCGACGTCGACCCGATGTCTCAGGGGCCGCTGCCGCTCGCCCGGTCGCCGAGAGCCTGGGTGGATCGGTCGCGTCGTCCGGGCCGGCCGAGGGCTCGTCCCCGGAAGACCCGGTTCAGGGTGACGAGGTGAGCTCGTCCGACAAGACCGGGACCGAGACCGGGACCGAGGACGAGGACGGGTCGCTGGCCGGGGGTGCCCCGACGACCCCACGGTCGATCCCGGGGCAGCGGGAGCGAGTACTGCTGAGTCCGGCCAACGAACCTCCGGAGCGGACACCGCGCCGGTCGCCGGCCCGGGAGGAACAGCCGCACCAGCTGAGCCGGAACACCCACCGCATCAAACTGCTGCACATCGACCTCGAAGACCGGCTCGCCGACGAGGCCGTCTGTCAGGTGGCACTGGAACTGGCCGGGGCCCCGGACGACGAAGTCGTGCGCCAGATCCTGCTCGACGCCCTGCGTGACTCGCTCACCAGCGACGGCAGCGCCATCACCGAGTCGGGCTCACAGCTTCAGGTGACCACGCTGCGCGGATCCGGTGGTGAGGTGGCCAAGATCCTGGACGGCCTGGTGCTGATGCGCGACCTCAGCCCGCGCCCCGCGGGCCCCCGCGCCGGCGTGCCCGGGGTGACCGCGTCGTCCTCGAACACCGATCGGCCGGTGCACGAAGACCTCGTCTACGCCGTCGCCCCGACCCGCCTGACACGTCACCTGCTCTCGACCGACCAGGGTTTCACCCGGGCTCTCGCCGGCTGGGCGCTGCCCCGCGACGGCTCCGACCGGGCCGAGCACGAGGCGGCCTTCCAGCACGCGGTCGCGCGGATCCCGTTCGACCTGATCGAGACCATGAAAGACGCGGCCCGGCTGGCTCCGCCCTTGTTCGGGGTGCCGCTGCGGATCGACCGCTCGAACGGTGTGGTGGTCACCCTGCCCGAAGACCAGGCGCACGAGGTGCCCGGCGAGGGTTTCCCGCCGGAGTGGCGCAGCTCCGAACGTCGCTTCCACAACTGAGGCCGCCGCAGACGTCGAAAAGTTCAAGATCCGCGCTGTTTTCTGCGGTGGTTCAGTGGCTCGATCGCCTGTTGGGGTGCACCCACGCGTCCCACTACTGCGGGCGGGCGACTGTCTACTTGGATGTGCGTCCTCGCTGACGACCCGGGTACCTGGCTCTACTGAAGCTCTACCGAACAGTCCATATAGACCACGCCTCCCGGGCCAGGGGCGAGCCAGGGAGGGTGAGTGTTCCGCGCAGGACGCGTTCGTACGATCGGTGGGGCGGCGCTCGCCCTGGTTTCATCGGCCCTGGTGACGATGCTGGTGTCCCAGCCCGCCCTGGCTGCTTCGTCCGCCTCGTCCGCCACTCGGACGATCGGCTGGACCGACCTGGCGCCGACCCTGATCCGCCCGAACACGGACTACACGCGGCTCGCCACGGCCACCAGGGTTCCGGGCACGGCCGACGGCAAGGCCCTCAAGCTGACCCTGCCGGCCAACCCGGAGGCCGGCCCGATGGGTGGTGTCGGCTTCGAGACCACGAAGGCCTACCGGTACGGCACCTTCGGCACCCGGATGAAGACGGCCGACTGCACCGGCCAGAACGCGCCGGGTGTGGTCTCGGCGGCGTTCACCTACTCACGCGACCACAGCGACACCAACGGCAACGGCGTCACGGACAACAACGAGATCGACTTCGAGATCCTCTGCTCCCAGCCCGACGTGGTCTGGATGACGATCTGGACCGACTACAGCGAGACCTCGAACAACCTGCGCTCGATCTCGCGCGTGGTGAATGTGCGCACCGGACAGGTGCTTTACAACTGCTACATCGTGTCGTACGGCACCGGCTGCCAGACCCCGCAGGCCGGCGAGAACGTGCCCGCGAAAACTCAGCCGATCCCGGGTTTCGACGCCTCGAAGCAGTTCCGCACCTACAAGTTCGACTGGCAGCCCGACCGCATCACCTTCTACACGTTCGACAACCAGAACCGGAAGGTCGTGCTCTGGGACTACCGCGGCCCGGCCGAGCGCATCCCGCACACCCCGTCGCTGTTCATGCAGAACGTCTGGCACAG
The Kineosporia sp. NBRC 101731 genome window above contains:
- a CDS encoding glycoside hydrolase family 16 protein, with amino-acid sequence MFRAGRVRTIGGAALALVSSALVTMLVSQPALAASSASSATRTIGWTDLAPTLIRPNTDYTRLATATRVPGTADGKALKLTLPANPEAGPMGGVGFETTKAYRYGTFGTRMKTADCTGQNAPGVVSAAFTYSRDHSDTNGNGVTDNNEIDFEILCSQPDVVWMTIWTDYSETSNNLRSISRVVNVRTGQVLYNCYIVSYGTGCQTPQAGENVPAKTQPIPGFDASKQFRTYKFDWQPDRITFYTFDNQNRKVVLWDYRGPAERIPHTPSLFMQNVWHSANWDPFGGRSAHNRPTVANTAFIDSTFLPQ